In Ostrea edulis chromosome 4, xbOstEdul1.1, whole genome shotgun sequence, a single window of DNA contains:
- the LOC125668934 gene encoding putative uncharacterized protein DDB_G0282133, whose product MIFSTAFARPMAPVAQGYKTNHSPIEDNKTNHSPIENNKTNHSPIEDNKTNHSPIENNKTNHSPIESNKTNHSPIESNKTNHSPIEGNKTNHSPIESYKTNHSPIEGNKTNHSPIEGNKTNHSPIEGNKTNHSPIEGNKTNHSPIESNKTNHSPIESYKTNHSPIEGNKTNHSPIEGNKTNHSPIESNKTNHSPIEDNKTNHSPIESNKTNHSPIEDNKTNHSPIESNKTNHSPIEGNKTNHSPIEGNKTNHSPINKTNHSPIESNKTNHSPIEDNKTNHSPIEDNKTNHSPIESNKTNHSPIEDNKTNHSPIEDNKTNHSPIEDNKTNHSPIESNKTNHSPIEDNKTNHSPIESNKTNHSPIEDNKTNHSPIESNKTNHSPIESNKTNHSPIEDNKTNHSPIEDNKTNHSPIESNKTNHSPTESNKTNHSPIEGNKTNHSPIEGNKTNHSPIEDPIFLRKKPIPKPNKIWVLDS is encoded by the exons ATGATATTCAGTACCGCCTTCGCAAGGCCAATGGCCCCAGTAGCTCAG GGCTACAAAACCAATCATTCACCTATAGAGGACAACAAAACCAATCATTCACCTATAGAGAACAACAAAACCAATCATTCACCTATAGAGGACAACAAAACCAATCATTCACCTATAGAGAACAACAAAACCAATCATTCACCTATAGAGAGCAACAAAACCAATCATTCACCTATAGAGAGCAACAAAACCAATCATTCACCTATAGAGGGCAACAAAACCAATCATTCACCTATAGAGAGCTACAAAACCAATCATTCACCTATAGAGGGCAACAAAACCAATCATTCACCTATAGAGGGCAACAAAACCAATCATTCACCTATAGAGGGCAACAAAACCAATCATTCACCTATAGAGGGCAACAAAACCAATCATTCACCTATAGAGAGCAACAAAACCAATCATTCACCTATAGAGAGCTACAAAACCAATCATTCACCTATAGAGGGCAACAAAACCAATCATTCACCTATAGAGGGCAACAAAACCAATCATTCACCTATAGAGAGCAACAAAACCAATCATTCACCTATAGAGGACAACAAAACCAATCATTCACCTATAGAGAGCAACAAAACCAATCATTCACCTATAGAGGACAACAAAACCAATCATTCACCTATAGAGAGCAACAAAACCAATCATTCACCTATAGAGGGCAACAAAACCAATCATTCACCTATAGAGGGCAACAAAACCAATCATTCACCTATCAACAAAACCAATCATTCACCTATAGAGAGCAACAAAACCAATCATTCACCTATAGAGGACAACAAAACCAATCATTCACCTATAGAGGACAACAAAACCAATCATTCACCTATAGAGAGCAACAAAACCAATCATTCACCTATAGAGGACAACAAAACCAATCATTCACCTATAGAGGACAACAAAACCAATCATTCACCTATAGAGGACAACAAAACCAATCATTCACCTATAGAGAGCAACAAAACCAATCATTCACCTATAGAGGACAACAAAACCAATCATTCACCTATAGAGAGCAACAAAACCAATCATTCACCTATAGAGGACAACAAAACTAATCATTCACCTATAGAGAGCAACAAAACCAATCATTCACCTATAGAGAGCAACAAAACCAATCATTCACCTATAGAGGACAACAAAACCAATCATTCACCTATAGAGGACAACAAAACCAATCATTCACCTATAGAGAGCAACAAAACCAATCATTCACCTACAGAGAGCAACAAAACCAATCATTCACCTATAGAGGGCAACAAAACCAATCATTCACCTATAGAGGGCAACAAAACCAATCATTCACCTATAGAGGACCCAATATTTCTACGTAAGAAACCGATTCCAAAACCCAACAAGATTTGGGTTTTAGACAGTTAG